In Candidatus Methylomirabilota bacterium, the following proteins share a genomic window:
- a CDS encoding DUF3105 domain-containing protein has protein sequence MSKVQARGGGKAPGRAAKPGRPDKGLPGGLSRRQRRRLLWAAVALIGVVLAAGGGWLYARTLRSSPGDFVPSLGNAHIPTPETPHTPYNSDPPTSGPHLPYIAPWGVHARAIPKELQVHNLEDGGVVVNYRPECADTVLEPLKAIVARYPDHVVLAPYAGLDKCIAVTAWTRIDKLDGLDERRIVRFIDAYRGIDHHAR, from the coding sequence ATGAGCAAGGTGCAGGCGAGGGGCGGCGGGAAGGCTCCCGGCCGCGCGGCGAAGCCCGGCCGGCCGGACAAGGGCCTGCCGGGAGGTCTGAGCCGGCGGCAGCGCCGGCGGCTCCTGTGGGCCGCGGTCGCCTTGATCGGGGTGGTGCTCGCGGCCGGCGGCGGATGGCTTTACGCCCGCACGCTCCGATCGTCGCCGGGCGATTTCGTCCCCAGCCTCGGCAACGCCCACATCCCCACGCCCGAGACCCCGCACACGCCCTACAACTCCGATCCGCCGACCTCGGGGCCGCATCTGCCATACATCGCGCCCTGGGGCGTCCACGCGCGCGCGATTCCCAAGGAGCTACAGGTCCACAACCTCGAGGACGGCGGCGTGGTGGTGAACTACCGCCCCGAGTGCGCGGACACGGTGCTCGAGCCGCTGAAGGCGATCGTCGCGCGATATCCGGATCACGTCGTGCTCGCCCCGTACGCGGGGCTCGACAAGTGCATCGCGGTGACCGCCTGGACGCGGATCGACAAGCTCGACGGCCTGGACGAGCGTCGGATCGTCCGCTTCATCGATGCCTATCGCGGAATCGACCACCACGCCCGTTGA
- a CDS encoding MFS transporter, translated as MKNRARAVLGTAAATHFLHDGFSDLLYVLLPLWAAEFRLTFAQIGVIRTAYSGGMSLFQIPAGLLAERWGERRVLAAGTAVTALGFVAVAGADGFSALLLILLLAGLGSGVQHPLSSSLVSKAYETGLRRAALGTYNVSGDLGKVALTAAGAVAAAAVGWRVAGAAYGALGLVAAGGLLVMLRHLSAGGRPQRDGDAARDGVGWGIRDARGFGALAGVGMIDNATRTGFLTFLPFVLLAKGATVPMVGGALAFLFAGGAAGKFVCGLLAERLGVIRTVVLTELATAGGILVVLVAPLPVTLGVLGLLGIALNGTSSVLYGTVADLVVPARRSRAYGLYYTLSVGASALAPTVYGIVSDAAGVAATLTMLAALVLVTVPLCLALRPAVASPIRA; from the coding sequence ATGAAGAATCGCGCCCGGGCGGTGCTGGGCACGGCCGCCGCCACGCACTTCCTCCACGACGGGTTCTCGGATCTTCTCTACGTCCTGCTTCCCCTCTGGGCCGCCGAGTTCCGGCTCACCTTCGCCCAGATCGGCGTGATCCGCACCGCCTACAGCGGGGGCATGTCGCTGTTCCAGATCCCGGCCGGGCTCCTCGCCGAGCGCTGGGGAGAGCGCCGGGTGCTGGCGGCGGGCACGGCGGTGACGGCGCTCGGCTTCGTGGCGGTCGCCGGGGCGGACGGATTCTCCGCGCTTCTCCTGATCCTCCTGCTGGCCGGCCTCGGCTCCGGCGTCCAGCATCCGCTGTCCTCCTCGCTCGTCTCGAAGGCCTACGAGACCGGGCTTCGCCGCGCCGCCCTGGGGACCTACAACGTCTCCGGCGATCTCGGGAAGGTGGCCCTGACCGCCGCCGGTGCGGTGGCGGCGGCGGCCGTCGGCTGGCGCGTGGCCGGAGCGGCCTACGGCGCGCTCGGCCTGGTGGCGGCCGGCGGCCTCCTGGTGATGCTCAGGCACCTCTCGGCCGGGGGGCGGCCCCAGCGCGACGGCGATGCCGCGCGGGACGGGGTCGGGTGGGGCATCCGCGATGCGCGGGGGTTCGGCGCGCTGGCCGGCGTCGGGATGATCGACAACGCCACCCGGACGGGCTTCCTCACCTTTCTCCCGTTCGTCCTGCTCGCCAAGGGCGCCACGGTGCCGATGGTGGGCGGCGCGCTCGCCTTCCTCTTCGCGGGGGGCGCAGCCGGGAAGTTCGTCTGCGGCCTCCTGGCCGAGCGCCTCGGGGTGATCCGGACGGTCGTGCTCACGGAGCTCGCCACGGCGGGCGGCATCCTGGTCGTCCTGGTGGCGCCCCTCCCGGTCACGCTCGGCGTCCTCGGCCTCCTCGGCATCGCGCTCAACGGGACGTCGTCGGTCCTCTACGGGACCGTCGCCGACCTCGTGGTCCCGGCTCGCCGCTCGCGCGCCTACGGGCTCTACTACACCCTCAGCGTGGGCGCCTCCGCGCTCGCGCCGACCGTCTACGGGATCGTGAGCGACGCGGCGGGAGTCGCGGCCACGCTCACGATGCTGGCGGCCCTCGTGCTCGTGACGGTGCCACTCTGCCTGGCACTGCGGCCCGCCGTGGCGAGCCCGATCCGGGCCTGA
- the selB gene encoding selenocysteine-specific translation elongation factor has protein sequence MRHVVVGTAGHIDHGKSTLVRALTGIDPDRLKEEKERGITIDIGFAHLDLQHGGEGLTLGIVDVPGHERFVKNMLAGVGGIDLVMLVIAADEGVMPQTREHLAICQLLRVRSGLVVLTKADMAEPDWLELVREDTRAFLRGTFLEGQPIVPVSAKTGQGLDVLRDALGGLARAVPPRGTDATFRLPIDRVFTIRGFGTVVTGTVAAGQVGVEERVEVYPRQLQAKVRGLQTHGQAVPTAVAGQRTAVNLQGVERAALERGDVLSAPGLLRPTFMLDATCELLGDAPAPLKPRQRVRFHIGTSEVMARVHLLDRAELEPGGRGYIQLRLEAPVVALPRDRYVIRSYSPMITIGGGELLDVAPAKARRSPALVARLAVLERGTPEAVLEEQIMRVGPGGARTADLRARSPFGPEALRRLLADLTTRGRALVVDREWYVHVDAAERLREETLAALRAFHAREPLKPGMSKEELRTRLGGLDERVFLHLLERFVAAGAIAVEKDKVRLASHHVRLDSHQQAWLDRLEGDFRVAGVAPPSLEEAFARLGMTRADEQALAQVLLDERRLVRIKEGLYFHAEALSEAEARVTAFLRERKEITPQDMKDLLGISRKYAIPLLEYLDAQRVTVRIGDKRVLRDLPRSPA, from the coding sequence GTGCGTCACGTCGTCGTCGGCACCGCCGGCCACATCGATCACGGCAAGTCGACGCTCGTCCGCGCCCTGACCGGGATCGATCCCGACCGCCTGAAGGAGGAGAAGGAGCGCGGCATCACCATCGACATCGGCTTCGCCCACCTCGATCTTCAGCACGGAGGCGAAGGCCTGACGCTCGGGATCGTCGACGTCCCCGGCCACGAGCGCTTCGTCAAGAACATGCTGGCGGGCGTCGGCGGCATCGATCTCGTCATGCTCGTGATCGCCGCCGACGAGGGCGTGATGCCCCAGACGCGCGAGCACCTCGCGATCTGCCAGCTCCTGCGGGTCCGGAGCGGCCTCGTCGTCCTCACCAAGGCGGACATGGCGGAGCCCGACTGGCTCGAGCTCGTCCGTGAGGACACCCGGGCCTTTCTCCGCGGGACGTTCCTCGAGGGCCAGCCGATCGTTCCCGTGTCGGCCAAGACCGGCCAAGGCCTGGACGTCCTCCGGGACGCGCTCGGGGGGCTGGCCCGCGCGGTGCCGCCCCGGGGCACCGACGCCACCTTCCGGCTCCCGATCGACCGGGTCTTCACGATCCGCGGATTCGGGACCGTCGTGACAGGCACTGTCGCCGCGGGTCAGGTCGGGGTGGAGGAGCGCGTCGAGGTCTACCCGCGCCAGCTCCAGGCCAAGGTGCGCGGGCTTCAGACCCACGGCCAGGCGGTCCCGACGGCCGTGGCCGGGCAGCGCACCGCGGTGAACCTCCAGGGAGTCGAGCGCGCGGCGCTCGAGCGCGGGGACGTCCTGTCAGCGCCGGGACTCCTGCGGCCGACCTTCATGCTCGACGCTACCTGCGAGCTGCTCGGCGACGCGCCGGCGCCCCTCAAGCCGCGCCAGCGGGTACGCTTCCACATCGGCACCAGCGAGGTCATGGCGCGCGTGCACCTCCTGGACCGGGCCGAGCTCGAGCCGGGGGGCCGCGGCTACATCCAGCTCCGGCTCGAGGCCCCCGTCGTCGCCCTCCCCCGCGATCGCTACGTGATTCGGAGCTACTCGCCGATGATCACGATCGGGGGCGGCGAGCTCCTCGACGTCGCCCCGGCCAAGGCGCGGCGGAGTCCCGCCCTGGTGGCCCGCCTCGCCGTCCTCGAGCGGGGCACGCCCGAAGCCGTGCTCGAGGAACAGATCATGCGGGTGGGCCCCGGCGGCGCGCGCACCGCCGACCTGCGTGCCCGCAGCCCCTTCGGCCCCGAGGCGCTCCGCCGGCTCCTCGCCGATCTGACCACGCGAGGGCGGGCGCTGGTGGTCGACCGCGAGTGGTACGTCCACGTGGACGCCGCCGAGCGGCTCCGCGAGGAGACGCTCGCCGCGCTGCGGGCCTTCCACGCGCGGGAGCCGCTGAAGCCGGGGATGTCCAAGGAGGAGCTCCGGACCCGGCTCGGCGGCCTCGACGAGCGCGTGTTCCTCCACCTCCTCGAGCGGTTCGTCGCCGCCGGCGCGATCGCCGTGGAGAAGGACAAGGTCCGCCTGGCGAGCCACCACGTGCGGCTCGACTCCCACCAGCAGGCCTGGCTCGACCGACTCGAGGGCGACTTCCGGGTGGCCGGGGTGGCGCCGCCGAGTCTGGAGGAGGCCTTCGCCAGGCTCGGCATGACCCGCGCCGACGAGCAGGCCCTCGCCCAGGTGCTCCTCGACGAGCGGCGGCTCGTCCGGATCAAGGAGGGACTCTACTTCCATGCCGAGGCGCTCTCGGAGGCCGAGGCGCGCGTCACCGCGTTTCTCCGGGAGCGGAAGGAGATCACTCCGCAGGACATGAAGGACCTCCTCGGGATCTCCCGCAAGTACGCCATCCCGCTGCTCGAGTACCTGGACGCCCAGCGCGTGACGGTGCGGATCGGGGACAAGCGCGTGCTCCGAGACCTCCCCCGCTCACCCGCATGA
- a CDS encoding twin-arginine translocase TatA/TatE family subunit produces the protein MFGLGYQELMIILVIVLLLFGAQKLPELARGLGKSVSEFKKGQSEDEPVKAEKATEEKKGV, from the coding sequence ATGTTCGGGTTGGGCTATCAGGAGTTGATGATCATCCTCGTCATCGTCCTGCTCTTGTTCGGGGCGCAGAAGCTCCCCGAGCTGGCGCGGGGCCTCGGGAAGAGCGTCTCGGAGTTCAAGAAGGGACAGTCTGAAGACGAGCCCGTCAAGGCGGAGAAGGCCACCGAGGAGAAGAAGGGCGTCTGA
- the selA gene encoding L-seryl-tRNA(Sec) selenium transferase — protein MPSVDEILRDLDGHDAIPRPRVVEAIRAVLEESRRAMREAGSPEELARVPVEAGALRPRIEARLTEAAAWQLDRVINATGVVLHTNLGRAPLSLEALGRLVAVARGYSNLELDVRTKERGSRYSHVDPLLCRLTGAEASLVVNNNAAAVLLALESLARGREVVVSRGELIEIGGAFRIPDIMARSGARLVEVGTTNRTRIGDYAAAIAPDTALLLKVHPSNYRVVGFTESVTTRELAELGRARGVPVMEDLGSGSFLDLRPYGLPHEPTAPETVAAGADLVTFSGDKLLGGPQAGIVVGRRSLVERLRKNPLNRALRIDKLTLAALEATLRAYEEPARALRQIPTLQMLTEPEAAVHRRAQRCLRGLPPSVRAALGAQVVQDHAQVGGGALPVVELPTAALALGSPAHPAEALDARLRQAQPPIIGRIAGDRLLLDCRTVRDDEVSFLVAAVRALI, from the coding sequence CTGCCGTCGGTAGACGAGATCCTCCGGGACCTCGACGGACACGACGCGATCCCCCGGCCGCGCGTGGTCGAGGCGATCCGCGCCGTCCTCGAGGAGAGCCGGCGGGCCATGCGGGAGGCGGGCTCGCCGGAAGAGCTGGCCCGGGTCCCCGTCGAGGCCGGCGCCCTCCGCCCGCGCATCGAGGCACGCCTCACCGAGGCGGCGGCCTGGCAGCTCGACCGGGTCATCAACGCCACCGGCGTCGTCCTCCACACGAACCTCGGCCGGGCTCCCCTCTCCCTCGAGGCCCTCGGGCGACTCGTGGCCGTCGCCCGCGGTTACTCGAACCTCGAGCTGGACGTCCGCACCAAGGAGCGGGGCTCGCGGTACAGTCACGTCGATCCGCTCCTGTGCCGCCTGACGGGGGCCGAGGCCTCGCTGGTCGTGAACAACAACGCGGCCGCCGTCCTGCTGGCGCTGGAGTCCCTGGCACGCGGAAGAGAAGTCGTCGTCTCGCGCGGCGAGCTGATCGAGATCGGGGGCGCCTTCCGGATCCCGGATATCATGGCGCGCTCGGGGGCGCGGCTCGTCGAGGTGGGGACGACCAACCGCACCCGCATCGGCGACTACGCGGCGGCCATCGCCCCGGACACCGCCCTTCTCCTGAAGGTCCATCCCTCGAACTACCGGGTGGTCGGCTTCACGGAAAGCGTCACGACCCGGGAGCTGGCCGAGCTGGGCCGGGCGCGGGGTGTCCCGGTCATGGAAGACCTGGGATCCGGCTCTTTCCTCGACCTCCGGCCTTACGGGCTTCCCCACGAGCCGACGGCGCCCGAAACCGTGGCGGCCGGCGCGGACCTCGTCACGTTCTCGGGCGACAAACTCCTCGGGGGCCCCCAGGCCGGCATCGTGGTGGGCCGCCGGTCCCTGGTCGAGCGCCTCCGGAAGAATCCGCTCAACCGGGCGCTGCGGATCGACAAGCTCACGCTCGCGGCGCTGGAGGCGACTCTCCGCGCCTACGAGGAGCCGGCCCGGGCGCTCCGCCAGATCCCCACGCTCCAAATGCTCACGGAGCCGGAGGCCGCGGTGCACCGCCGCGCCCAGCGCTGCCTGCGCGGGCTTCCGCCGTCGGTGCGGGCGGCCCTGGGAGCGCAGGTGGTGCAGGACCACGCGCAGGTGGGCGGCGGCGCGCTGCCGGTGGTGGAGCTCCCGACGGCCGCGCTCGCCCTGGGCAGCCCGGCCCACCCGGCCGAGGCTCTCGACGCCCGGCTCCGGCAGGCGCAGCCCCCCATCATCGGCCGCATCGCCGGCGACCGCCTCCTCCTGGACTGCCGCACGGTGAGGGACGACGAGGTGTCGTTCCTGGTGGCCGCCGTGCGCGCCCTGATCTGA